The nucleotide sequence TGAGCGACCCGGCCCGTCCGGTCTACCTCGGCAACCTGCCCCTGACCGAGGGAGCCACCAAGAACCTGTGGCGCGACATCAAGGTCTACGACAACCACGCGTTCGTCGTGGCGGACGCCGCGGGCGAGCACGGCGTGCAGATCTTCGACCTGACCCGCCTGCGCGCATTCGATGGCACGCCGGAGACCTTCACGGAGGACGCCCACTATTCCGGCATCCACAGCGCCCACAACATCGTGATCAACGAGGAGACGGGCTTCGCCTACGTGGTCGGCAGCAGCATGGGCGGGGAGACGTGTGGAGGGGGCCTGCACATGGTCGACATCCGCGATCCACGCAACCCCACGTTCGCGGGCTGCTTCTCCGATCCGCTGACCGGCAACTCCAAGACCGGCTACAGCCACGATGCCATGTGCACCCTCTATCACGGTCCGGACGAGGAGCACGCAGGCAAGGAGATCTGCTTCGGCGCGAACGAGACGCACCTGTCGATCGCCGACGTCACCGACAAGAGCAACCCGGTCGCGCTTTCCCGGGCGTCCTATCCGAACGTGGCCTACTCCCATCAGGGATGGCCGTCGGACGACCACAAGTACTTCTTCCTGAACGACGAGCTGGACGAGCTGTCCGGCACGCAGAGCCGGACCCGCACGCTGGTGTGGGACATCCAGGACCTGGACGACCCCATCCTGCTCACGGAGTACATGGGCGAGACGGCCGCGTCGGATCACAACCTCTACGTGCGCGGCAATCTGGTCTACGAGTCGAACTACGTGTCCGGGCTGCGCATCCTGGACATCAGCGACCCCGCCAACCCGGTGGAGGTCGCGCACTTCGACACCGTGCCCTGGGGTCCCGACGCCCCGGGCTTCGCCGGCTCCTGGAGCAACTACCCCTACTTCCAGAGCGGCAACATCATCGTGTCGTCGATGCGGGAAGGGCTGTTCATCGTGCGCAAGCGCGAGCGCCCGGTGTCCTGAGGACGGTGGGCGGCGGTGCTCAGGCGCCGCCGCCCACGCTGTCCTGCAGCCGTCGCAGGGCCTCGGGACTCAATTCGGGCGCGATCTCCGCCAACGTCTCCGGGTCGGCCTCCTGCACCGAGGCGGCGCTGTCGAATCGAGCGGCGATCCGCTGCGCGACCCGCGCGTCGAGGCCGGGCGCCCCGCTCCGCATCAGCGTGACCAGCAGGGCGTGTCGATCGACGGCGGCGCGCAGGCCGTCATCATCCACCTCCCACCCCCCTTCGGACCGCACCGTGCGCAGGAACTCGCCCCACTCCGGCTCTTCCTGACTCTCCCGCAATCCGTCCAGGTACTGCTCCACGGACCGGGTGAGCCGTTGGTCGGGCTCCCAGATCCGCGCCGCCCCCGGGTCTTCGTCGCGGCGTGCGGTCATGCTGCCTCCAGCGCGGGGTACAGCAGCACAGGGACCTCCGCCGTGCGCACGACCGTCGCGGCGAGACTGCCCTGGGCCAGGTGCGGGAGCCCGGTCCGGGCGTGGGGCGTCATGACGATCAGCGCACACCCGTGCGCGGCAGAGCGTTCGATCCCGGTGTGGGCTACCGATCCGCCGACGACCACTTCGGAGAGCACACGGGTGAAGCCCCAGAGTCGGACCCGGGCCGCGACCTCGTCCAGGTAGGCCTCGGTGGCCTGGCGATCGCGCTCCAGCATCGGATCCAGGTGAGACCCGTCGCGCGGGCGCTCCACGCTCGGCGGACGCTCCAGCACGCGCAGGAGCACGATGCGGGTCGACAGGGGAAGGCGGAGCAGCGCCGGTGCCTCCAGCGCGCGCTCCGCCTCGTCCGATCCGTCGAGGAGCACGGAGAGGGTGGATGGGGGCGGCCCGGCGCTGAGAGCGGCCCTGGGCCGGCGCCCGTCGGACCGCACCGAGAGCAATGGACAGGGGGAGTGGTAGACCAGGTGGTCGGTCAACGGGTCGAGGTGCAGGCGCCCCAACACACCCTGCCCGTGGCTCGAGACCACCAGCAGATCGGCGTCCACCTCGTCCGCGTAGCCCGCCACGGCGGCGCCCGGATCCCCGACCCGCACGACCGTCTCCACGTGGGTGGTGTTCGGGCTCAAGCGCCCCACCACCTGGCTCAGATAGTCCGATGCAACCCGGGCCGCTTCCCCTCCCGCGGCCGCATCGCCGCTCGCCACCGCGATGAGATGCAACTCACCGGGTGGCTCGTGCGCCGCCAGCGCCCACGCGAGGGCGCGCTCGGCCCGGTCACTGGCGTCGAGCGGAACGACGATGCGGCGCTGCATGCAACCGATCCGTGCCTTCTCAATAGGTGTGCGAGCGCTGGACGCGTCCGTCGGTGCGGTGGATGATCAACCGGCTCGGCTGGGCTTCGGCCGCCTGCCGACGGGCCACCCGCAACGCCTCGCGCTTGCTGCCGAAGCGCTGATCGCCTTCCTTGCCGTCGCTGGTCAGGATCCATCCCTCTTCACCGTCCGCTTCCACCCGGAACGTGGTCGACGGCTCGTCCCCGCTCCCGTTCGCCTTCCGCTGCTTGAGCGCACGCGCGGTGGCCACGCCCGCGGCCCCCAGGGCCGCCAGACCTGCAGCGGCCGCCACCGTCTTCTTGGGCGTCGAGCTGCTGCTCTTGCCCGGTCGGATCTTCTCCCCGGCCTTGGCCACCGTCTTGGAGGCGTTGTCCAGGTGCTTCTTGATCGCCTTCTTCGTGCTCTTGTTCATCGTCGTCCTCGGAAGTGGATGACCCCGAGCCGGACAGCCCGGCGGGGGAGGGCATTCCTTCGTGAACACCCATGGTCCCGGATCCGAGTCCGGGAAACCGACGCCAGCGAACCCGGAACCATCCGGGAACGCGGGTCGGAAGAAGGGCAACGAGCATGCCCGCACTGCGATCCACGGACGTGCCGGGGACGCAGGCACGCACGGCGGCGCGGGAAGGCGCGGTCCGCCCGTGAGTCCGGAGGAAGCGCAAGGCGGAACCGCCAGGTCGTTCGTGTTTCAGCGTCGGCGTCCGCGCACGGAACACCCGCGCCCACCGAGGGATCAGCGGGTCGGAACCACGCGCTGGACGACCCGCCCGGCGTAGGGTTCCGGTCGGATGGCGCGTCCGCGCGAACGGGCCCAGACCTCGGTGAACGACGCCCCCACCAGGAAGATCTGAGCCGAGTAGTAGATCCAGATGAGCAGCGCGAAGAGGGACCCCGCCGCCCCGAAGACGGAACCGGGATCACGTCGGCCCAGGAAGCCCCCGATGGCGAGCTTCCCGATGGCGAAGAGGACGGCCGTGACCAGACCGCCCACCCACACGTCGCGCCAGGCGATCCGTGCGTCCGGCAGGACCTGGTAGACGGCCGCGAAGACCAGCCAGAGCAACGCGGTCGACACGGCGAAGTCGAGCGCCCGCACGAGCAGGCTCCCGCCCGGCAGGCGGGCCTCGATGAAAGGCTCGAGAAGAGAGGTCGCGGCGGAGACCAGGAAGGAGAGAAGAACCAGACCCCCGAGAACGAGGATCATCACGAAGGCCATGAGGCGGGTGCGCAGGGCGTTGCGCACGGTGCCGGTGACCGGCTTCACGTGCCAGATGTCGTTGAGCGCGCCTTGGATGTTGCCGAACACGGCGGTCGCGCCCACCAGGAGCGCGAGCAGGGAGAGCAGCGCCTGCACGGAGCCGAAGCCGGGGAAGGTCGCCTGGACCAGGATGGTATCGGCGATCTCCGCGCCCCGACTTCCGAGCAGGAGGCGCAGCTGCGACAGGATCTGCTCCCGAGCCGCCGCATCGTCGAAGAACATCCCGGCCGTTCCCACCAGGAAGATGAGCACGGGTCCGAGCGAGAACAGCGTGTAGTAGGAAAGCGCGGCGCCCCAGTGCATGACGCCCTCTCCCAACCACTCCATGAAGCTCAGCTTGACGATCCCCAGGAAGGTCTGGGCTGTGGGGCGCTCCTCCTCGGCCGACACGTCGCGGCGGGGATCGTCGCGCTGGCGCGCGGGCTCCTGTTGCTCGGAACGACCCGGATCCTGGGTCATGGCGGTACCTCCTAGAACGGGCGCCCGATGGACAGATGGATCTGCCATCGGCGCCCCTGATCTTCGGGAACGTCGGCGAGGGGACTCCCGGTGATGAGCGCCTCGGCGACGTCCGCGGGGTCCCGCAGATCCAGGACGCCCGGGTTGAGCTTGTAGCCCACGGAAAGTCGCAGCGGGCCGACCGGTGTGCCGATCTGGACGCCGGCGCCGGTCCCGTAGAACACCCCATCGTCCAGGTCGAGCAGGCTGGGTGCCGCCGGATCGGTGAAGCGATCATCGGCGGTCCACACCCGACCGGCATCCAGGAACGCGTGGACGGAGTAGGGCCCCGACACGAACGGCATCGGGAGTTGCAGCTCGACCGAGCCCGTCCACCGGTTGAGCCCTCCCAGGGGGACGTAGCGGGACGCACTCCCCAGGATCACGCTGTCGCCGCGCGTGGTCACCCGGATGTCGGGGACCTTGGGACCGAGCAACTCGGGTCCCCAACCCCGCACGTCTTGCGTGCCTCCCGCAGTGAACACCCCGTCGCGCAGGCGGAGGAAGGTCTGGACCTCGTCGCCGCCGGACGGGACGCTCTCGCCATACGGAAGCAGCTGTCCCAGACTGCCTCGCAGGAGCAACGCGCCCCGGCGGGCGATGGGCAGGAAGCCCTGCAGCCGTCCGTTGAGACGCCCGTACTGGACGTTGGACAGCGCCGCCGGCCCGGTGATCTCGGCTCCGATCCGCGCCACCCAGCCGGAGCGCGGTGCCAGCGGGTCGTCGATCTCTCCCCAGCTGGCCGCGTACTGCAGCGCGCTCGTGCGCACGTCCACGTCGAGCGTGTCGAGCGCTTCCAGGTAGCCGAGGAAGTCGGTGACTCCGGTCAGGGCGCCACCGCGCGCCTGCAGGACGCGTCGACCCGACAGGTTGTACGAGAGCGACATCGTCCGCAGCGCACCCCGCTCCCACAAGACGGTCGAGCTCACCCCCACGCGTGTGGAGCGGTCGCGCAGGTCGTCGCGGTATTCGAAGAACGGTGTGACCAGCCCGGACACGCGGTAGTGGCCCAGCCACGGCTGGCGCAACGTCGGCGTGATGCTGTACCGCGCGGAAGGTCCCTGCTGTCCCGACCACCAGCCGGTGCGGGCCTCGGCGCTCAGGGTCAACACGCGGGCAGCGCCCAGGAAGTCGCGATGGCTCCAGGAGGCCTGCGTGGTGATCCCCTCGTCGGAGGTGTAGCCCAACCGTCCCTCGATGATCCGGGGAGAGCCCTCCTCGATCCGCACGCGGACCTCCGCCGTCGAGTCGACCGGTTGATCGTCCGGGACGCCGACCAGGGCCAGCCGTACGATCTCCAGGCCGAACAGCTGGGACTGGCCCTCCGCGAGCTGGCTGGAGCGGAAGCGATCGCCGGTCTGGAAGGGCAGCTCACGGAGGATCGTGCGCTCGGAGAGGGCGCTGTCGCCTTCGATCACGATGCTTCCGATCGTCGTCTGGGGCCCTGGCGTCACCATGAGCTCGACGATGGCGGGCAGCTCCGTGGAAGCGCCGGCGTCCACGCGGCTGGGTTCTACCCGGGAGCGCACCCGGGTGAACGCGAATCCGTGATCGCGCCACCACTCCAGCACCCGGCTCGCCAGCGTGGAGACGCGGGCCTGGCTGAGGCGCTCCCCACGCTCGCGGGTCAGGTCGCGCCGGAAGCCACGCCATTCGGATTCCAGCTCCGGCGGCAGGAGCAGCGGCCCCTCGTCGGCGCCGCTGACCGACACGGAGTCCAACACCTGTGGCGGCCCCGGCTCCACTTCGAACACCACCGTCACCGCGTTGCGCGCGGTATCCAGGCGCACCCGGTAGTCGACGGCCGCCTGGGGGAACCCGTCCCGTTCCAGGAAGCGAACCAGCCGGATCTTGTCCTTCTGCAGCTCGATCGGGCTGAAGGACGTGAGCGGCGGTTCGGAGATGAACGGGATCCACGAGAGGAAGCGACGCGCCTCGTCCACGAAGCCGGGACCGGTCAGCGCGATCTGGTCCGCGAGCCGCGCCGGTTCAACCGCGTCTCCGGCGATGTCGAACTGGAGCTCGGCGACGCCCGTCTCCGTATCGATGAGGAAGAGCGGAGGACCGGAGCGTTCCGGGCCGGGTGGGGGCTCCGTGTTCTGGGCAGCGAGCGCACACGGCGTAGCCACACAGGCGAGAGCGAGCAGGAGCAGCGCGCGCTCAGTAGCCATAGCGCGTCCTCAGGAAGAACTGGAGCGCGTCCCCGCCGCTCTGCAGGTTGAGCAACAGCCAGCGGAAGGCCTGGTACTCGATCTCGACCTGGGTTTCCGCGTTGCCGCCCTGGTCGCTGGAGGCATCGAGGGAGACGGGCTGCTGGAATCCGAGGTACAGGCTGGGCGAGACGTAGCGTCCTGCCACCAGCGTCGCCGCCTCCAGCCCCTCGCGGCGGATCTCCACCACGTCCAGACCGACCCGATCCGCGGCGAAGGATTCGATGAGACCCCCCACCCGATCGAGGGCGAGTCCCCCTCCGCGCTCGAGGACGCTCTCTCCGCCTCCGTTCCCCCCGCCCAGGTCGAGCGAGCTGGACGCCGGCCGCCCGGTGGCGATGTACGACACGATATCCGCATTGTCCATCGTCGGCTCGGCACTCAGCACGATGCGCAGATCACCCACCTCCCCCTCCATCCCCAGGACGATGGTGGCCTCGGGTTCGTCGTCGGTGCGCGAGGGGACCTCGTAGACCGCTTGCAGGTCGAGGCGTGTCGCCAGCGGATCCCCGCGGAACACCAGCTGGCCCTGGCGGAGATCGAACCGACGGCCGAACTGCTCCACGTAGCTGCGCTGCGGGATCGCCTCCAGCTCGCCGAGCAGCTCGAGGTCCGGGCCCGGGTCTTTCCGGATGGTCATCTCTCCCGCGACCTGCACGGCCAGCTCGGGGTTGGCCGACTGCCGCAGCCAACTGTCCCGGCCGACCTGCACCGACAGATCCAGAGCCACCGCCTCGAACCCGGGCGCCTCGGACTCCTCCAGCCGTTGGATGGGAAAGCCGAAGTATTCCTCCAGGGCGGCGTAGTCCTCGTCGGTGAGGACCACGTCCTCCACGTCGCCGGACGCCACCGCCCCCCCCAGGTACAGGTCCCCGCGCTCGATGGTGACGCTCCCGCCGATCACCGGTTCGGGGACCGTGCCCTGGATGGCGAGGTCGCCCGACACCTCGGCGTGCACGAGGTCGGTGCGGATGGCCCGGAAGTCGTCCATGCGCACGTCGAGGTCGTAGCGTCCGATGCTGCCCCGCTCGACGTCGATCACGCCGGACAGCACCATCGCTCCTTCGCCGGACGTGATGCGCAGGTCCGGTACCTGCACCGCGCTGCCGCCCAGCCTCACCCTGCCTTCGAGCCCGTAGCGCAGGCCCAGAGGCACGATGTGCGCGTACACGTCCGACGCGGTAAGGGCGCCATCCAGGCTCGGATCGTCCAATGTGCCCTGGATGTCCACCCGACCATCCACCGCGCCGTCCAGGGAGCGGACCGTCGCGGGATCGAGGAAGGGTGTGGCGAAGTCCACGCCGAACGAGTCGGCCTGGATCTGGAGGTCGAGCGTGCCGGCGTCGGCACCGGGGACAGGCACGCTCCCGGCCAGCTGCAGCGCCGTCCGGTCCTGTTGCTCGATCTCGCCATCCACGAGCACGCGCCCGTCCTGGAAGGTCGCGGTCGCCCGCAACGTGCCCCCGCCCCCCTCTTCGGACTCGACGTCGAACGTGATGTCGGCGTCGCCGCGGGCCGCCTCGCCGCTCCCCTCCAGATCCATACGGAGATCCAGCTCACCCTGGAGCCGGTCGAACCCGGCGAGATCCGCGATGGTCTCCACCCGCAGGGCCTCCACGTCCGCCCGCACCCGTAGCGGCGCCTCTCCTCCGAGCGACAGGTCCAGCGCGATCCGCTGCGCTCCGCCGTCCGTCGCCAGCTCCAGGCCCTCCACCGCGATCCCGTTGCCGTAGCGGATCTGCGCCGGCTGCGGCAAGGTCCAGCGGCTCTCATCCACCTGGAAGCTGGCCTGCTCGACGGTGAGCGCCGGCTGCTCGGCCGCGGGATCCAGCCGCGCCTCCAGCTCGGCGGTGCGTCGCTGGTCGATGCGGGCGCGCGCGCCCACCACGAGATCCTCGCCCGCCGACCAGTCCGCGGTGAGACGCGTCTCGGTGACCCCGGTCGTCGGGAGGCTCAGCCGATCCAGCACCAGCTCGCCCCCTGCGCTGCGCCACCCCCGGTCCGGGCTCCAGCGAGCCATCGACTCGAGGTCCAGTCCCACGAGACGCGTGCTGCCGAAGGCGAGCGCCCCCACATGGGCGACGCCCGTGACCCGCAGTGAGTCGACGTCCCCCTGGACGCGCACGTCCAGGCTGCCGTCCCCGGCCGTGAGCGCCTCCAGGCCGAGGCTCTCCTCCACCGGCGTCAGCGACTCCAGGGCCACGTGCGCCTGGAAGTCCGCGGTGTCGGTGCCGGCCGCCGGCGTCAAGGGCACGCGACCACCCCCGTCGAGGCGCACGACGTTCGAGCGCAGCGTCAGCGTGTCGACGCGCAGGAGGCCGGCGGCCAGCTCGGCCCGCACGGTGCCGGAGTCGGCGCGCACCGCGGCCCAGGTGGCTTCCTCCAGGTCCAGTCGCAGCGTTCCTTGCGCGGTCTCACGCTCCAGCCCCCGGCCCTCCGCGTCGATCTCCGCAATCAACGAGCTCGCGATCGTGTCGCCCAGCAGCGCACCGAGCCTCGGCAGGTCCACCGAAGCGCGCGCACTCCAGGAGGGGACGTCGCCGGGGTCGAGCGCGCCCTCCGCCCGCACCGCGCCCGCCTCGAGATCCAGCTCCAGGTCGGCGCGTACGCGACCTTCCTCCGCGCGGAACTGCACGGCACCGGACTGGATCCGGGCCTCGTTGATGCGGGAGTCCTCGAGGGTGAGGCTGCCCTCGGCATCCAGCGAGGCCGGGTCGCTGCCCACGCCTTCGAGCGCCATCGTCCCGGTCAGGGCCGTTGTCAGGGTGGGGGAATCCGTCAGCGCACCCACGTCGAGATCCTCGAAGCGGAGCTCGCGCACGCTGAAGCGCAGGGGCTCACGGTCCAACCGGGCCCGGGCATCGACGGCAACGCGCCCCGCGGCCAGCGCCACCTCCCCCGCCAGGGTGGTGCCCTGCTCCTGCCAACGCAGGCGCAGATCGCCACTCCGCACCGTCTCGCGGCCGACCGAGGACGAATCCAGCGACACGGTGGCGTCCGCGCGCGGGGGTGCGCCTGGCGGCACCGTGAGCGTTCCTTCGAACCGGGCATTGAGGCCGGTCGCGACGAGCCCTTCGCGCAACGCCGCCAGGTCCAGGTCCTGGGCGCGTCCGTCCTGGATCCGCAACCGCAGCGTGTCCGCAAACGGCTCGCCGGCGAGGGAGAGGGTGACCCGTCCGGGCTCCGCTCCCAGCCGAACGTCCCCCCGCAGCGTCTCCTCTTCGATCGTGATCTGGACGCGCGCCTCATCCAGACGCGTACCGCTGGCGACGACCGTGTCCAGGCGCGCATCCAGCTCGACGCGACCGGAAGGCGGAACGCCCTGTCCGACCACCGACATCCGGCCCGCGACGCGCGCCAGCTCCGGCGGCGCGAAGCGTACGCGACCGTCCCAGCGGTAGTCCGGCCGCTCCGGCCGCAGGTCCACCGAGCCGTCGCCTGCCAGCCGCAGGTCGTCCGACCGCACGTCGAGCTCCACCGTCCCCTGCCCCGCGGTCACCCGCGCTGCGAGCTCGACGTGCGTGTCCCCCACGGCCGGGAGCCCCCCGACGTCGAAGACCGCCGTGGCCTGACCGTCCAGTCGGGACCGATCGCGGCCGGTGAAGCGCACCTCGAGGGTCCCATCCAATCGCGAGGGCAAGGCCGTATCGGCAACGATGCGCTGCGGGTCGAGGCCCGCGACGACTACGTGGCCCTCCACCCGTTGCGGGT is from Gemmatimonadota bacterium and encodes:
- a CDS encoding universal stress protein; its protein translation is MQRRIVVPLDASDRAERALAWALAAHEPPGELHLIAVASGDAAAGGEAARVASDYLSQVVGRLSPNTTHVETVVRVGDPGAAVAGYADEVDADLLVVSSHGQGVLGRLHLDPLTDHLVYHSPCPLLSVRSDGRRPRAALSAGPPPSTLSVLLDGSDEAERALEAPALLRLPLSTRIVLLRVLERPPSVERPRDGSHLDPMLERDRQATEAYLDEVAARVRLWGFTRVLSEVVVGGSVAHTGIERSAAHGCALIVMTPHARTGLPHLAQGSLAATVVRTAEVPVLLYPALEAA
- a CDS encoding DUF2188 domain-containing protein; translation: MNKSTKKAIKKHLDNASKTVAKAGEKIRPGKSSSSTPKKTVAAAAGLAALGAAGVATARALKQRKANGSGDEPSTTFRVEADGEEGWILTSDGKEGDQRFGSKREALRVARRQAAEAQPSRLIIHRTDGRVQRSHTY
- a CDS encoding YihY/virulence factor BrkB family protein produces the protein MTQDPGRSEQQEPARQRDDPRRDVSAEEERPTAQTFLGIVKLSFMEWLGEGVMHWGAALSYYTLFSLGPVLIFLVGTAGMFFDDAAAREQILSQLRLLLGSRGAEIADTILVQATFPGFGSVQALLSLLALLVGATAVFGNIQGALNDIWHVKPVTGTVRNALRTRLMAFVMILVLGGLVLLSFLVSAATSLLEPFIEARLPGGSLLVRALDFAVSTALLWLVFAAVYQVLPDARIAWRDVWVGGLVTAVLFAIGKLAIGGFLGRRDPGSVFGAAGSLFALLIWIYYSAQIFLVGASFTEVWARSRGRAIRPEPYAGRVVQRVVPTR
- a CDS encoding BamA/TamA family outer membrane protein, with protein sequence MATERALLLLALACVATPCALAAQNTEPPPGPERSGPPLFLIDTETGVAELQFDIAGDAVEPARLADQIALTGPGFVDEARRFLSWIPFISEPPLTSFSPIELQKDKIRLVRFLERDGFPQAAVDYRVRLDTARNAVTVVFEVEPGPPQVLDSVSVSGADEGPLLLPPELESEWRGFRRDLTRERGERLSQARVSTLASRVLEWWRDHGFAFTRVRSRVEPSRVDAGASTELPAIVELMVTPGPQTTIGSIVIEGDSALSERTILRELPFQTGDRFRSSQLAEGQSQLFGLEIVRLALVGVPDDQPVDSTAEVRVRIEEGSPRIIEGRLGYTSDEGITTQASWSHRDFLGAARVLTLSAEARTGWWSGQQGPSARYSITPTLRQPWLGHYRVSGLVTPFFEYRDDLRDRSTRVGVSSTVLWERGALRTMSLSYNLSGRRVLQARGGALTGVTDFLGYLEALDTLDVDVRTSALQYAASWGEIDDPLAPRSGWVARIGAEITGPAALSNVQYGRLNGRLQGFLPIARRGALLLRGSLGQLLPYGESVPSGGDEVQTFLRLRDGVFTAGGTQDVRGWGPELLGPKVPDIRVTTRGDSVILGSASRYVPLGGLNRWTGSVELQLPMPFVSGPYSVHAFLDAGRVWTADDRFTDPAAPSLLDLDDGVFYGTGAGVQIGTPVGPLRLSVGYKLNPGVLDLRDPADVAEALITGSPLADVPEDQGRRWQIHLSIGRPF
- a CDS encoding translocation/assembly module TamB domain-containing protein encodes the protein MTPNQPTEVDIDPHGEDPSLWRRIGFGVLGLVAAVVLLVLTILLALQSSTVSTGLVRALAPRLSPEGTTLSVGRVDGSWLGSLTLEDVALVRGGGDTALAAERVFVDHRLGPLLRRRLVLDSLSLVRPRIRMVQSDSAWTLVPSSPAPSPADTATGAGWPVRIDALRVTDGALTLRAAPDTVYRIEGLDVAASDVSIGNGDPTGKVASASARLLWPNPADTAEALSGALRIRDAEWSGRRIALDTLALQAGSTRIGGSGTVVLDADSTLPTAFRLRADPLVFADLRPVFPAAGPGAATVQIGVNGVPGGALGLDASLELAEGGGTLTAEGRWGPSGRDNPQRVEGHVVVAGLDPQRIVADTALPSRLDGTLEVRFTGRDRSRLDGQATAVFDVGGLPAVGDTHVELAARVTAGQGTVELDVRSDDLRLAGDGSVDLRPERPDYRWDGRVRFAPPELARVAGRMSVVGQGVPPSGRVELDARLDTVVASGTRLDEARVQITIEEETLRGDVRLGAEPGRVTLSLAGEPFADTLRLRIQDGRAQDLDLAALREGLVATGLNARFEGTLTVPPGAPPRADATVSLDSSSVGRETVRSGDLRLRWQEQGTTLAGEVALAAGRVAVDARARLDREPLRFSVRELRFEDLDVGALTDSPTLTTALTGTMALEGVGSDPASLDAEGSLTLEDSRINEARIQSGAVQFRAEEGRVRADLELDLEAGAVRAEGALDPGDVPSWSARASVDLPRLGALLGDTIASSLIAEIDAEGRGLERETAQGTLRLDLEEATWAAVRADSGTVRAELAAGLLRVDTLTLRSNVVRLDGGGRVPLTPAAGTDTADFQAHVALESLTPVEESLGLEALTAGDGSLDVRVQGDVDSLRVTGVAHVGALAFGSTRLVGLDLESMARWSPDRGWRSAGGELVLDRLSLPTTGVTETRLTADWSAGEDLVVGARARIDQRRTAELEARLDPAAEQPALTVEQASFQVDESRWTLPQPAQIRYGNGIAVEGLELATDGGAQRIALDLSLGGEAPLRVRADVEALRVETIADLAGFDRLQGELDLRMDLEGSGEAARGDADITFDVESEEGGGGTLRATATFQDGRVLVDGEIEQQDRTALQLAGSVPVPGADAGTLDLQIQADSFGVDFATPFLDPATVRSLDGAVDGRVDIQGTLDDPSLDGALTASDVYAHIVPLGLRYGLEGRVRLGGSAVQVPDLRITSGEGAMVLSGVIDVERGSIGRYDLDVRMDDFRAIRTDLVHAEVSGDLAIQGTVPEPVIGGSVTIERGDLYLGGAVASGDVEDVVLTDEDYAALEEYFGFPIQRLEESEAPGFEAVALDLSVQVGRDSWLRQSANPELAVQVAGEMTIRKDPGPDLELLGELEAIPQRSYVEQFGRRFDLRQGQLVFRGDPLATRLDLQAVYEVPSRTDDEPEATIVLGMEGEVGDLRIVLSAEPTMDNADIVSYIATGRPASSSLDLGGGNGGGESVLERGGGLALDRVGGLIESFAADRVGLDVVEIRREGLEAATLVAGRYVSPSLYLGFQQPVSLDASSDQGGNAETQVEIEYQAFRWLLLNLQSGGDALQFFLRTRYGY